The following DNA comes from Enterocloster bolteae.
TAACCCCTCTGTCATATATGCAGCTTTTATATAGTCCCTACCTAATTATATGATTTTCCATATAACATATCAAGTATTAATATAACACAGAAGGCCTTCCAGATGGTATGCTTTTGTTAACGGAAAATTGCCGACAATAAGTCCAATAAAACTAAAAGTGCGCACGAATCAAATTGAATACAGTTAAATAATATGGAGGGTTATATAATGACAGATATTAAACAACCGGCAAGTGCCTTATCATCACCAAGATTTTGTAATATGGGAACATTTATGAGAATGCAGAAGGTGGACTCGGCAGAAGGTCTGGATTTCGCTATTGCAGGGGCTCCCTTTGACACTGCCAGCTCCTTCCGTTCCGGCTCACGCTTTGGCCCTAATGCAATCAGGAATATCTCAGCCATGATGAAGCCTAACAATGTAATCATGCAGGTAAACATTATGGACGGGTTAAAGGGCGGGGACATAGGCGATTTCAATGTGACTCCTGGCTACATACATCCCACCTATCAGGCAATTGAAGAAGGGGTTGCCAATATCCTTAAGGAAAATGCATGTCCCATCGTACTGGGCGGCGACCATTCCATCACATTGGCAGAGCTTCGCGCGGTTGCGAAAAAGTACGGTCCGGTTGCCCTGGTGCACTTTGATTCCCATTCCGATTTATGTGATGAGGTATTTGGCCAGAAATATAACCATGGCACGCCGTTCCGCAGGGCTTTGGAAGAAAATCTGATAGATGCGTCCCATTCCATTCAGGTGGGAATGCGCGGCTCCCTGTATGACCCGGATGAGCATAAGATGGCGGCAGAGCTGGGAATGAAGCTGATTCCGGCCCACAAGGTAAGGGAGATGGGCTTAGAGACCCTGATTAAGACGATTTTGGAGCGCGTGGGGGATAAGCCCTGCTTCCTGACCTTTGACATTGATTTCGTAGATCCCGCTTATGCGCCCGGAACAGGCACCCCGGAGGTGGGAGGCTTTACTTCCCTGGAAGCCCTGGATCTGGTAAGAAAAATAAAGGACCTGAATTTTGTGGGATTTGACCTGGTGGAGGTATTGCCCGCATATGACCACGGTGAGATAACCGCTTATCTGGCAGCCAACATTGTATTTGAATATCTGTCCATCCTGGCAGTGAAGAAAAAGGCAAAATAGCGGCAGCTGCAATGGAGGATAAGGCATGGAAAATGACAATAATGTGAACGGGAACCTAAATGACAACTCGGTATTAGATGCACTGGTGCTTACCAGGGAACAGTGGAGAAGCGGGATAGTAAAGGCAGTCATTTTCACCCTGATTGCAGTCATCATCTTTTTTGTCCCGGTCACTGTAAGGGGAAGCACGGATGTCACCTTCGGCATCATATATAAGAATATCAAAGCCGGCCTGGGACTTGCGGGACTCTGGATGGGAGGAATTATCATCATGGGAAACGGCCTGGCCAGCGTATACGGAAAATATTTCTGCAAAAACAAGGATTCAGCTGTTTACAGGTATTATCAGGAGGATTCGGTGCTGCATCCGCTGTTTTACCTGCTGGGCAGTATATTCGCCCTGATTCTGATGCTGCACTACACCTTTCCCTCCTTTGAGGGACCGGCTGCCATCGTCAGTCCCGACATAGGAGAAACCGTATACTCCATTGCCACGGACGTGGCCTGGATTATTCCGGTCAGTGCTGTGTTCATGCCGTTTTTACTGAATTACGGAATCGTGGATTTTATCGGTAGCCTGATGGAGCCGCTTATGCGGCCTGTGTTTAAGATTCCCGGAAGAAGTGCTGTCAATGCCATTGCGTCCTTTGTCAGTTCTGCCTCTGTGGGGGTTCTGATTACCAGCAAGCTGTATCAGAAGGGGATTTATACGAAAAAGGAAGCGGCTCTCATCGCCACGGGATTCAGCGCGGTCAGCGTGGGATTTGCCTATAAGGTGATAGAGACAGCAGACCTTTCGGAATATTTTCTGCCTATTTATTTTATAGCGCTGCTGGTGACTCTTATAGTCAGCTTCTTTATGGCCAGAATTCCCCCGCTGTCCCGCAAGGCGTCTGTGTTTGCAGACGGACGGCAGCAGACAAAGGAAGAGATTTTGGCGGAGCGTGTACCTGCCAGGGCAGTGCTTAAGACAGGAGCCTCCAGGGCGGTCAAGAAAGCGGCCACTGCGCCCAATCTTCTGAAAGAAATCCGGTCCAGCCTTTTAGACAGCTGTTATGTGCTGCCAAAGGTAATATCACTTCTGACGGCCGTGGGAATCATAGCAATGCTCATCGCCACCTATACCCCGGTATTTAACTGGATTGGCAAATTATTTGAACCCCTGCTTGTCCTGTTACAGGTTCCCAATGCGGCTGAGATTGCGCCTTCCCTTCCGGTTGGAATCGCGGAAATGTTTTTACCCGTGCTGATGATTGCCGATAAGGTCGGCACCCTGGCCGTGGGGGCCAGGTACATGGTAGTCACCGTGTCCATGGTGCAGATTATCTTCTTTTCTGAGACCATCGTGGTCATGATGTCAACGAAGATACCTGTATCTCTGAAGGAACTGATTGTCTGCTTCTTTGAGCGGACCATTGTGGCCATACCAATCAGCGCATTGTTCATGCATTTATTATTTTAAAGAATAACGGTATATGTAGAAAACAGGGAGATTTCATGATATAATCTCCCTGTTTGCTTTATTTTAGGGCGTGTATTCACGCATTTGACAAGAGAGGAGAATCTACGTGTTCCGAGCAGAGGATTATGTAAAAGTGGACAGTCTGTCCGAGGCGTATGAACTATGCCAGAAGCGCAGCAGCCTGGTTGTGGGAGGCATGGTGTGGCTTAAGATGACCAGTGTGACCAAACGTACCATCGTGGACCTGTCCGGCCTGGGACTTGATAAAATCGAGGAAACCAAGGAAGAATTCAGGATTGGCGCCATGTGCACCCTGCGCCAGTTGGAGACAGACCAGGGGCTTGACCAGTATTTCGGAGGCGTTTTTAAGGAATGTACACGCCATATCGTGGGCGTTCAGATGCGCAACCTGGCTACAGTGGGAGGCAGCATTTACAGCCGCTTTGGATTTTCCGACATCCTGACCTGCCTGATGGCCCTGGATACATATGTGGAGCTTTATCACGGAGGCATAGTGCCTCTGGAGGAATTTGCCAAACGGCCTGTGCGCCGGGATGACAGGGATATTCTGGTGCGCATCATTATAAAAAAAGACGGAAGAAAAGCAGCCTATACCACCCAGAGGAATTCGGAAACGGATTTCCCGGTCATAGCCTGCTGTGTATCCCGGTGGGGCAATGACTGGTATGTGGCGGTGGGAGCCAGGCCGGGACGGGCCCAGGTCGTGAAAATCAGGGACGACGGGTATGACAGTCTGGCGCAGCTTGCCGGGGAGGCGGCTGATTCCTTTACCTATGGCAGCAATACGAGGGCAAGCGGACAGTACCGCCGCCAGCTGGCTGCTGTGTATACAAGACGCCTTATGGAGAGACTGACAGGAAGGAGCGTAAGCAAAGGATGAATATAGAGTTTCGGTTAAATGGAAAAAATGTGCAGGCAGAGGCTGAGCCGGATGACCTTCTTCTGGATTTAGTGAGAAGCCTGGGCTGCTACAGCGTGAAACGCGGCTGCGAGACAGCCAACTGCGGCCTGTGCACCGTATGGCTGGACGGAAAGCCTGTGCTGTCATGTTCCATCCTGGCTGTCAGGGCAGACGGGCGCCATGTCACCACTCTGGAAGGACTTCAGAAGGAAGCAGAGGAATTCGGCATGTTTCTGGCAGCGGAAGGCGGGGAGCAGTGCGGATTCTGCAGCCCCGGTTTCATCATGAATGTGCTGGCCATGGAGCGGGAGCTTAAAAACCCGGATGAGGAGGCCATCAAGGAGTATCTGGCCGGCAACCTGTGCCGCTGCAGCGGATATATGTCCCAGCTGCGGGCAGTTAAGAAATATCTGGAATCGAAACAGGAGGTGTGAGCGGATGGGATATACAGATAATAAGACGTCTGACAGTACATGCGGCACATGCGCCGGTACGGATGGTACATGCGGCAGCATATGCGGTACATGCGGCAGCACATGCGGCACATGCGGCAGCGCAGGCGGTGCATATGCCGGAAGAAATTACCGTGTGGTAGGCGCTCCCTTCATCAAGAAGGATGCCAGGGCCCTGGTGACAGGCAAGCCGGTGTTTACGGACGACCTGGCATTAAAGGACTGCCTGGTGGTAAAGGTGCTCAGAAGCCCTTACGCCCATGCCATGGTTAAGGAGATAGACTGCGGCGTTGCCGCCAAGATACCGGGTATTGAGTGCATTCTCACATGGAAGGATGTGCCCCAGAGCCGTTTTACCATGGCGGGGCAGACCTATCCGGAGCCCAGTCCCTATGACCGGCTCATACTGGACCGCAGGCTGCGGTTTGCCGGAGATGCGGTGGCAATCGTGGCAGGCAGGGATGAGGCTGTGGTGGACCATGCCATGCGTCTCATACGTGTAAAATATGAAGTCCTGGAGCCTGTGCTGGACATGCACGATGCCAAGGACGCAAAGATACTAGTGCACCCGGAGGAGGACTGGAAGAGTCTCTGCGATGTGGGAGCTGACAACAGACGCAATCTCTGCGCCTCAGGCATTGAGGGTCATGGGGATCTGGAACAGGCATTTGCAGGCTGTACCCATGTGATAGAGCGGGTGTACCACACCAAGGCCAACCAGCAGGCCATGATGGAAACCTTCCGGGCCTACACCCATCTGGATGTGTATGGAAGGTTAAATGTGGTGGCATCCACCCAGATTCCGTTCCATACCAGAAGAATCCTGGCCCATGCCCTGGATATACCCAAATCCAGGATTCGCGTCATCAAGCCCAGAATCGGAGGGGGATTCGGGGCAAAACAGACGGTTGTGGCAGAGGTGTACCCTGCCATCGTGACCTGGAAAACAGGAAAGCCAGCTAAAATCATTTACAGCCGTTATGAGTCTCAGATTGCGTCCTCACCCCGCCATGAGATGGAGGTACGGGTGAAGCTGGGATGCGATGACAACGGTATACTGAAAGCCATGGATGTATATACATTGTCAAATACAGGGGCATACGGGGAACATGGACCCACCACAGTGGGCCTGTCCGGCCATAAATCCATTCCGCTGTACCACACGCCTGAGGCGTTCCGGTTCAGTTATGACGTGGTCTACACCAACCGGATGTCGGCCGGGGCGTACCGCGGATACGGGGCAACCCAGGGAATCTTTGCCGTGGAATCAGCGGTCAGCGAGCTGGCGGCAGAGCTGGGCATGGACCCGGTGAAATTCAGGGAACTTAATATGGTCAAAGAAGGGGACGTGATGCCGGCCTATTACGGTGAGACAGCGGACAGCTGCGCTCTGGACCGCTGTGTGGCCAGGGTTAAGGACATGATAGGATGGGACGGAAAATACCCCAGACGCCAGGTAAGCGGTTCAAAGGTGCGCGGTGTGGGACTTGCCATGGCCATGCAGGGTTCCTCCATATCCGGGGTGGATGTGGCAGGCGCCACCATTAAGATAAACGACGACGGCTTTTACAACCTGATAATCGGTGCCGCCGACATGGGAACAGGCTGCGACACCACGCTGGCCCAGGTGGCTGCCGAGTGCCTGGGCTGCGAGCTGGACGATATCGTGGTATTTGGGGCTGATACGGACATTTCACCCTATGATTCCGGCTCCTATGCTTCCAGCACTGCCTATCTGACCGGAACAGCAGTGGTAAAGACATGTGAAGCCCTGAAGGAAAAAATTCTCCACAAGGCAGCCAAATACCTGGAAACCGGAGCGGATGAGCTGGAGTTTGACGGAAAGCGGGTATATAAGCTGGCCTGCGAGGCGGACGGCACCAGGAAGGAAATCACCATAAAGGACCTGGCGAACAGGGTCCAGTGCGCCAATGAGGACGCCCTTCAGGTGACCCAGTCCCATTCCTCGCCCATATCCCCGCCGCCCTTTATGGCAGGAGCCGCCGAGGTGGAGGTGGATCTGGAGACAGGCCAGGTGGAATTAATCAAATTTGCTGCCGCTGTGGACTGCGGAACACCTCTCAATGAAAACCTGGCAAGGGTTCAGACAGAGGGCGGTCTGGTCCAGGGAATCGGCATGGCCCTGTATGAGGATGTAAGCTATTCAAAGGACGG
Coding sequences within:
- a CDS encoding YjiH family protein, giving the protein MENDNNVNGNLNDNSVLDALVLTREQWRSGIVKAVIFTLIAVIIFFVPVTVRGSTDVTFGIIYKNIKAGLGLAGLWMGGIIIMGNGLASVYGKYFCKNKDSAVYRYYQEDSVLHPLFYLLGSIFALILMLHYTFPSFEGPAAIVSPDIGETVYSIATDVAWIIPVSAVFMPFLLNYGIVDFIGSLMEPLMRPVFKIPGRSAVNAIASFVSSASVGVLITSKLYQKGIYTKKEAALIATGFSAVSVGFAYKVIETADLSEYFLPIYFIALLVTLIVSFFMARIPPLSRKASVFADGRQQTKEEILAERVPARAVLKTGASRAVKKAATAPNLLKEIRSSLLDSCYVLPKVISLLTAVGIIAMLIATYTPVFNWIGKLFEPLLVLLQVPNAAEIAPSLPVGIAEMFLPVLMIADKVGTLAVGARYMVVTVSMVQIIFFSETIVVMMSTKIPVSLKELIVCFFERTIVAIPISALFMHLLF
- a CDS encoding FAD binding domain-containing protein, with product MFRAEDYVKVDSLSEAYELCQKRSSLVVGGMVWLKMTSVTKRTIVDLSGLGLDKIEETKEEFRIGAMCTLRQLETDQGLDQYFGGVFKECTRHIVGVQMRNLATVGGSIYSRFGFSDILTCLMALDTYVELYHGGIVPLEEFAKRPVRRDDRDILVRIIIKKDGRKAAYTTQRNSETDFPVIACCVSRWGNDWYVAVGARPGRAQVVKIRDDGYDSLAQLAGEAADSFTYGSNTRASGQYRRQLAAVYTRRLMERLTGRSVSKG
- the speB gene encoding agmatinase yields the protein MTDIKQPASALSSPRFCNMGTFMRMQKVDSAEGLDFAIAGAPFDTASSFRSGSRFGPNAIRNISAMMKPNNVIMQVNIMDGLKGGDIGDFNVTPGYIHPTYQAIEEGVANILKENACPIVLGGDHSITLAELRAVAKKYGPVALVHFDSHSDLCDEVFGQKYNHGTPFRRALEENLIDASHSIQVGMRGSLYDPDEHKMAAELGMKLIPAHKVREMGLETLIKTILERVGDKPCFLTFDIDFVDPAYAPGTGTPEVGGFTSLEALDLVRKIKDLNFVGFDLVEVLPAYDHGEITAYLAANIVFEYLSILAVKKKAK
- a CDS encoding xanthine dehydrogenase family protein molybdopterin-binding subunit, with the translated sequence MGYTDNKTSDSTCGTCAGTDGTCGSICGTCGSTCGTCGSAGGAYAGRNYRVVGAPFIKKDARALVTGKPVFTDDLALKDCLVVKVLRSPYAHAMVKEIDCGVAAKIPGIECILTWKDVPQSRFTMAGQTYPEPSPYDRLILDRRLRFAGDAVAIVAGRDEAVVDHAMRLIRVKYEVLEPVLDMHDAKDAKILVHPEEDWKSLCDVGADNRRNLCASGIEGHGDLEQAFAGCTHVIERVYHTKANQQAMMETFRAYTHLDVYGRLNVVASTQIPFHTRRILAHALDIPKSRIRVIKPRIGGGFGAKQTVVAEVYPAIVTWKTGKPAKIIYSRYESQIASSPRHEMEVRVKLGCDDNGILKAMDVYTLSNTGAYGEHGPTTVGLSGHKSIPLYHTPEAFRFSYDVVYTNRMSAGAYRGYGATQGIFAVESAVSELAAELGMDPVKFRELNMVKEGDVMPAYYGETADSCALDRCVARVKDMIGWDGKYPRRQVSGSKVRGVGLAMAMQGSSISGVDVAGATIKINDDGFYNLIIGAADMGTGCDTTLAQVAAECLGCELDDIVVFGADTDISPYDSGSYASSTAYLTGTAVVKTCEALKEKILHKAAKYLETGADELEFDGKRVYKLACEADGTRKEITIKDLANRVQCANEDALQVTQSHSSPISPPPFMAGAAEVEVDLETGQVELIKFAAAVDCGTPLNENLARVQTEGGLVQGIGMALYEDVSYSKDGKVHENSFMQYKVPSRLDVGRVQVEFESSFEPTGPFGAKSIGEVVINTPSPAIANAVYNAVGVRIRELPITAEKVFKGMNGLD
- a CDS encoding (2Fe-2S)-binding protein is translated as MNIEFRLNGKNVQAEAEPDDLLLDLVRSLGCYSVKRGCETANCGLCTVWLDGKPVLSCSILAVRADGRHVTTLEGLQKEAEEFGMFLAAEGGEQCGFCSPGFIMNVLAMERELKNPDEEAIKEYLAGNLCRCSGYMSQLRAVKKYLESKQEV